The following coding sequences are from one Gossypium raimondii isolate GPD5lz chromosome 4, ASM2569854v1, whole genome shotgun sequence window:
- the LOC128040404 gene encoding uncharacterized protein LOC128040404 codes for MAGWEGSAHDTRIFLDAIRDPKYKFPHPPNGKYYLVDSGYPQMKGYLGPYRGQRYHLPDFHRDFMEYEDINSAYEINIDSENAHGRESDDDDDDDDSDDDGESNNLNGFEMELTRDGIASSLMNSL; via the exons ATGGCTGGATGGGAAGGATCGGCACATGACACTAGAATATTTCTTGATGCAATTCGAGatccaaaatacaaatttccGCACCCTCCAAAtg gaaaatattatcttgttgatTCTGGATATCCTCAAATGAAAGGTTATCTTGGACCATATAGAGGTCAgcgatatcatttacctgacTTCCATAGAG ATTTTATGGAATACGAAGATATTAACTCGGCATATGAGATTAATATTGATTCAGAGAATGCGCATGGTCGAGAAAGTGATGATGACGACGACGACGATGATAGTGATGATGACggtgaatcaaacaatttaaatggttttgaaatggaattaacaAGAGATGGTATAgcttctagtttaatgaattcactttaa
- the LOC105780836 gene encoding major strawberry allergen Fra a 1-E, with product METMKGEVVLNIPSEKAWEMYRNNEILSKINPDLLSAAEYIQGDGAPGSLRLFKLGPAIRNYVKESVEKIEKVETGRSVTYEVIGGDLKEMYDPYRVTFSFIPIEGDNNVNKCIAEWKAEFKVSAPATPPPEKAKDAALRFLKSFDNFQLSY from the exons ATGGAGACGATGAAAGGGGAAGTGGTACTGAACATCCCGTCGGAGAAAGCTTGGGAAATGTACAGAAACAATGAAATCCTTAGCAAAATCAATCCTGATTTGCTTTCTGCCGCTGAATACATTCAAGGTGATGGTGCCCCTGGCAGCTTGAGGCTTTTCAAGCTTGGTCCTG CTATAAGGAATTATGTGAAAGAATCCGTGGAGAAGATAGAAAAGGTGGAAACGGGAAGGTCGGTGACATATGAAGTGATAGGAGGGGATTTGAAGGAGATGTATGATCCTTACAGAGTCACTTTCTCATTCATTCCTATTGAAGGAGATAACAACGTTAACAAATGCATTGCTGAATGGAAGGCTGAGTTCAAGGTGTCCGCACCGGCCACTCCGCCACCTGAAAAGGCCAAGGATGCTGCTCTCCGGTTCCTCAAGTCCTTTGATAACTTTCAGCTAAGCTACTAG